From the genome of Stanieria cyanosphaera PCC 7437:
ATTTTTCACGGAAAACAGCAGAAATTCCCGCTATGAACATAGCTGCTAGTTAAAGCGATCTCTTTATTTACCATCGCCATAGCAAATTTTGTCTTAACCGTATCTAATCGAGATCGTTCATAAATAATTGTCATGAAATTTAATCTCAAAGCCGTAACCCAGCTTTTGCTAATAGTTACGTTAAGCACTACAACAATCGCCTGTACGGATAATTCTGAAGATCTTACAGTTATCCCACCTGCAAACGAAGAATCTGAAGTTAACCAGGAGTCAGATGTGTCACAACAGTCCAATACTATTGAAGGTACAGTTTGGAATTTAGTCAGCTATAATCAGCAGCCAATTTTAGCCGAAAGCAAAATAACCGCAGAGTTTGCCGAAGGGCGTGTCAATGGTTCGGCAGGCTGTAATTCCTATTTTGCCGACTATCAACTAGACGATACACAGCTTAATATCGAGACTGTAGGTTCGACGAAAAAAGCTTGTCCAGATGATTTGATGGAACAAGAGACTATTTACTTAAACTTACTGGATAAAGCAGAAAGTGCTGCTGTGGTAGATAATGTGCTGACTATTAATACTTCCGATGGAGACTTAGTATTTGAAGTCGAGGGACGAGTAAAGAGTTTCGCGACTCTTGTCCAATCGGCTTGTTGAAGCAACTAAGGGAAATAAACAATGAACAGTAAACATTAAACAAAAATTGATAAATGCCAAATGCTAAATGCTAAATGATATCTAAACCGATTTTAATTCCAAAGACATCTTGCAAAGTTCTTGACATTTGGTTTTTACCTTGGATCTACTAAGCAAAGAGATTTACATCAATGAAGAACTCAACTAAAACTATTGTTACTGCACTTTTAGCAACGGTTATAGGTGCAGGAGGGATGGCTGCTATTGTCTACGCAGAAAGTCTTGAAGAACAGCAAGAAACCGAAAGCCTGCAATCTTTAGCTAAAATCACTCTCGAACAAGCCAAGCAAGCTGCCGAAGAGTAAACGTTCATTCCCCCCAGTCAAAAATGAGCCAACTGCGCCCTTGTGGTGTATGTTAAAAACATGGCTCAATTAGATCGAGATGACTTGGCACAGATGAACGAAGACTACTTCAA
Proteins encoded in this window:
- a CDS encoding META domain-containing protein, whose product is MKFNLKAVTQLLLIVTLSTTTIACTDNSEDLTVIPPANEESEVNQESDVSQQSNTIEGTVWNLVSYNQQPILAESKITAEFAEGRVNGSAGCNSYFADYQLDDTQLNIETVGSTKKACPDDLMEQETIYLNLLDKAESAAVVDNVLTINTSDGDLVFEVEGRVKSFATLVQSAC